A single genomic interval of Pyruvatibacter sp. HU-CL02332 harbors:
- the flgF gene encoding flagellar basal-body rod protein FlgF: MEQAISIALSRQMTLRRAMDIVANNVANANTSAFKAESPIFSEFLMPGAKADDRSGLNNAGALSFVLDSGTKRDLSEGDIEVTGNTFDVAISGEGFFAVQTPDGERYTRSGHFGVDQNNQLVTQQGDPVLSAAGAPITINPDDGVIEIGRDGTIAAGETTIGRIGVVNVDNPAAMKKTGDNYLETDQAAVAIENPTVMQGFIESSNVKPVVEMTRMIEVMRAYTSTQKTINKMGELQQSAIRQLGREPR; this comes from the coding sequence ATGGAACAAGCAATTTCAATTGCACTGTCGCGTCAGATGACGCTGCGCCGCGCGATGGACATCGTTGCCAACAACGTTGCCAACGCGAACACATCGGCCTTCAAGGCAGAGTCCCCTATCTTTTCTGAGTTCCTGATGCCCGGTGCCAAAGCCGATGATCGCTCAGGCCTCAACAATGCAGGCGCACTCTCCTTCGTCCTCGACAGCGGCACAAAGCGCGATCTGTCCGAAGGCGATATTGAAGTCACCGGCAATACGTTTGACGTTGCCATCAGCGGTGAAGGTTTCTTCGCTGTCCAGACGCCAGATGGCGAGCGCTACACACGCAGCGGCCATTTTGGTGTCGATCAGAACAACCAGCTGGTCACCCAGCAGGGCGACCCGGTGCTGTCTGCAGCAGGTGCACCCATCACAATCAACCCGGATGACGGCGTGATTGAAATCGGCCGCGACGGCACCATCGCTGCGGGCGAAACCACCATTGGCCGCATCGGCGTCGTCAATGTGGACAATCCCGCTGCCATGAAGAAGACCGGCGACAACTACCTGGAAACCGATCAGGCCGCTGTCGCAATCGAGAACCCCACCGTGATGCAGGGCTTCATTGAAAGCTCGAACGTCAAGCCAGTGGTGGAAATGACACGGATGATCGAAGTCATGCGTGCCTACACCTCG